The DNA sequence CCGGGGTGAACTGGAACACGTTGGCGACGCGCAGCGCGGCCTCATCGAGGGAGGCGTGTCCCGAGGTCTGCGCCACCAGCGTCCTCTGCACCCTGCCTTCCTCGTCGATGAAGAACTGCACGTTCACGGTGCCGCCGATGCCCGCGTCACGCAGGATCGGAGGGTACTCCCGCTCCAGCGCGCGCTGTACCTCGGGCTCGTTGATGAGGTCGGGACGGACCGTGTAGGGTGTGAAGGTGGGCGCCGCCGAGATGTCGACCGCCTCCTCGTCCGGCGGCGGAGGCAGCTCCTCGACCGGATTGTCCTCGAAGGTGGTCGGCGCGATGGTGATGTCCTCGCTGATGTCGGCCGCGGCGATCACGGGGGTCGCGGGCCGGCTGATCGCCTGGGGCGGCGGGGGAATCTCGATCTCCGGCGGGAGTTCGATCGCCACCAACTCCTCGGAATCGAACGAGACGTCCTCCGCGGTCATGTTCGGCCAGAACATGAACATCACGAAGTGAACCACGGTCGCGGCCAACACCGATCCCCAGAACCAGGTGTTGAACGACCTCTTGAAGCGGTCGTTCGCCGTCAGGGTCGGGCCTTCCTGCACCTGTACAGATTCGTTGTCGCTCATCGTCTCTCCCTCGTCATGCGGCGTTCCAACTCGGTCGCGAATACCACGCGGACCACGTTTGCTTCCTGCAGT is a window from the Gammaproteobacteria bacterium genome containing:
- a CDS encoding TonB family protein — its product is MSDNESVQVQEGPTLTANDRFKRSFNTWFWGSVLAATVVHFVMFMFWPNMTAEDVSFDSEELVAIELPPEIEIPPPPQAISRPATPVIAAADISEDITIAPTTFEDNPVEELPPPPDEEAVDISAAPTFTPYTVRPDLINEPEVQRALEREYPPILRDAGIGGTVNVQFFIDEEGRVQRTLVAQTSGHASLDEAALRVANVFQFTPALNLDKIVPVWIAIPITFQTR